A DNA window from Pseudomonas sp. GD03919 contains the following coding sequences:
- the eutC gene encoding ectoine utilization protein EutC, with product MAKTLILNQADLRDCVGLDVDSLAVVENAFRLLATAPVAMPPILRLDVPEHNGEVDVKTAYLPGVAHFAIKVSPGFFDNPRLGLPSLNGLMMLFSAQTGLADALLLDNGYLTAVRTAAAGAIAAKWLAREDAKVVAILGAGEQARLQLQVLRLVREVSEVRIWARDPAKAQAMAAELDDARAVDSVDAALDGADIAITTTPSREPLIEPQHLRPGLHITAMGSDAEHKNEIAPAVLARVDAYVADRLSQTRVLGELNHAIAAGLVAADADFAELGQVIAGQRPGRTAPAQITLCDLTGTGAQDTAIASLAYQRAVAAGKGLNFDS from the coding sequence ATGGCCAAAACCCTGATTCTCAACCAGGCTGACCTGCGCGACTGCGTCGGCCTAGACGTCGATAGCCTGGCGGTGGTGGAAAACGCCTTCCGCTTGCTCGCCACGGCGCCAGTAGCCATGCCGCCGATCCTGCGTCTGGACGTGCCCGAGCATAACGGCGAGGTGGACGTGAAGACCGCTTACCTGCCCGGCGTCGCCCATTTCGCGATCAAGGTCAGCCCCGGCTTCTTCGACAACCCCAGGCTCGGCCTGCCCAGCCTCAATGGCCTGATGATGTTGTTCTCGGCACAGACCGGCCTGGCCGATGCGCTGCTGCTGGATAACGGCTACCTCACCGCCGTGCGCACCGCGGCCGCTGGCGCCATCGCCGCCAAATGGCTGGCCCGCGAGGACGCCAAGGTGGTCGCCATCCTTGGTGCCGGCGAGCAGGCGCGCTTACAGTTGCAGGTTCTGCGCCTGGTGCGCGAGGTAAGCGAGGTGCGTATCTGGGCGCGTGATCCCGCCAAGGCCCAGGCCATGGCCGCCGAGCTGGACGATGCGCGCGCGGTGGACAGCGTCGACGCGGCGCTGGATGGCGCCGATATCGCCATCACCACCACGCCGAGTCGCGAGCCACTGATCGAGCCGCAGCATCTGCGTCCGGGCCTGCATATCACCGCCATGGGCTCGGATGCCGAGCACAAGAACGAGATCGCCCCGGCCGTGCTGGCGCGGGTCGATGCATACGTGGCTGATCGCCTGAGCCAGACCCGCGTGCTCGGTGAGCTCAATCACGCCATCGCCGCCGGCCTGGTTGCTGCGGATGCTGATTTCGCCGAACTCGGCCAGGTGATCGCCGGCCAGCGTCCCGGTCGCACCGCGCCCGCGCAGATCACCCTGTGCGACCTCACCGGTACCGGCGCCCAGGACACCGCTATCGCCAGCCTCGCCTACCAGCGCGCCGTCGCGGCCGGAAAAGGCCTCAACTTCGATTCATGA
- the doeA gene encoding ectoine hydrolase DoeA (DoeA (degradation of ectoine A) is also called EutD (ectoine utilization D).): MSEIVVNLPFSREEYAQRLAKTRSAMQARGIELLIVTDPSNMAWLTGYDGWSFYVHQCVLLALDGEPVWYGRGQDANGAKRTVFMQQSNIVGYPDHYVQSTERHPMDYLSKEVIAARGWDKLSIGVELDNYYFSAAAYGSLQRNLPNARFVDSTALVNWQRAIKSPTEIGYMRIAAKIVEQMHAAIFDKIEPGLRKNELVAEIYRTGILGADGHGGDYPAIVPLLPTGADASAPHLTWDDSPMISGAGTFFEIAGCYKRYHCPLSRTIYLGKPPQHFLDGEKAVVEGIAAGLEAAKPGNTTGDIARAFFKVLEKFGIHKDSRCGYPIGISYPPDWGERTMSLRPSDESVLQPGMTFHFMPGLWLDDWGLEITESILITDSGVETLCDVPRKLFVKD, from the coding sequence ATGTCCGAAATCGTCGTCAACCTCCCCTTCAGCCGGGAGGAATATGCCCAGCGCCTGGCCAAGACGCGCAGCGCCATGCAGGCCAGGGGCATCGAACTGCTAATCGTCACCGATCCGTCCAACATGGCCTGGCTCACCGGCTATGACGGCTGGTCGTTCTACGTGCACCAGTGCGTGCTGCTGGCGCTCGATGGCGAGCCGGTCTGGTACGGCCGTGGCCAGGATGCCAACGGCGCCAAGCGCACGGTGTTCATGCAGCAGAGCAATATCGTCGGCTACCCCGATCACTACGTGCAGTCCACCGAGCGCCACCCGATGGACTACCTGTCCAAGGAGGTTATCGCCGCACGTGGCTGGGACAAGCTCAGCATCGGCGTCGAGCTGGACAACTACTACTTCAGCGCCGCCGCCTATGGCTCGCTGCAGCGAAATCTGCCCAACGCGCGCTTCGTCGATTCGACTGCGTTGGTCAACTGGCAGCGGGCGATCAAGTCGCCTACCGAGATTGGCTACATGCGCATCGCGGCGAAGATCGTCGAGCAGATGCACGCGGCGATCTTCGACAAGATCGAGCCGGGCCTGCGCAAGAACGAGCTGGTCGCCGAGATCTACCGCACCGGCATCCTCGGTGCCGACGGCCATGGCGGCGACTACCCGGCCATCGTGCCGCTGCTACCCACCGGCGCCGATGCCAGTGCGCCGCACCTGACCTGGGACGACTCGCCGATGATCAGCGGCGCCGGCACCTTCTTCGAGATCGCCGGCTGCTACAAGCGCTACCACTGCCCGCTGTCGCGCACCATCTACCTGGGCAAGCCGCCGCAGCATTTCCTCGACGGCGAGAAGGCCGTGGTCGAAGGCATCGCCGCCGGCCTGGAGGCCGCCAAGCCGGGCAACACCACCGGCGATATCGCCCGCGCCTTCTTCAAGGTGCTGGAGAAATTCGGCATCCACAAGGACAGCCGCTGCGGCTACCCCATCGGCATCAGTTATCCGCCGGACTGGGGCGAGCGCACCATGAGCCTGCGCCCGAGCGACGAAAGCGTGCTGCAGCCGGGGATGACCTTCCACTTCATGCCCGGCCTGTGGCTGGACGACTGGGGCCTGGAGATCACCGAATCGATCCTGATCACCGACAGCGGCGTGGAAACCCTCTGCGACGTACCGCGCAAGCTGTTCGTGAAGGATTGA
- the doeB gene encoding N(2)-acetyl-L-2,4-diaminobutanoate deacetylase DoeB has translation MTQLRDNPISPTVDFDRDGVQHGFLKLPYSRDDSAWGAVMIPVTVVKNGSGPTALLTGGNHGDEYEGPLALSKLAQRLRAEDVSGRVIIVPFMNAPAVQAGTRTSPIDKGNLNRSFPGKPDGTVTQKIADYFQRTLLPLADVVLDIHSGGKTLDFLPFAACHMLPDAAQDAACTAGMRAFAAPYCMRMLELDAVGMYDTAAEELGKVFVTTELGGGGSSTAKSLAIAERGVRNLLIHFGLLQGEIEAAESVMLDMPDGDCFVASEDDGLLEMCRDLGDTVEKGEVIARVHSARRTGEPAREYRAKRSGLLAARHFPGLVKSGDTLAVIAEVVS, from the coding sequence ATGACCCAACTGCGCGATAACCCCATCAGCCCCACGGTCGATTTCGACCGTGACGGCGTACAACACGGCTTCCTTAAGCTGCCCTATTCCCGCGACGACTCGGCCTGGGGCGCGGTGATGATCCCGGTGACCGTGGTGAAGAACGGCAGCGGCCCCACCGCGCTGCTTACCGGCGGCAACCACGGCGACGAATACGAAGGCCCGTTGGCGTTGAGCAAACTGGCCCAGCGCCTGCGCGCCGAGGACGTCAGCGGTCGGGTGATCATCGTGCCGTTCATGAACGCCCCGGCGGTGCAGGCTGGCACCCGCACCTCGCCAATCGACAAGGGCAATCTCAACCGCAGCTTCCCCGGCAAGCCGGATGGCACGGTGACGCAGAAGATCGCCGATTACTTCCAGCGCACGCTGCTGCCGCTGGCCGACGTGGTGCTGGATATCCACTCCGGCGGCAAGACCCTGGACTTCCTGCCGTTCGCCGCCTGCCACATGTTGCCGGATGCGGCCCAGGACGCTGCCTGCACCGCCGGCATGCGCGCCTTCGCCGCGCCCTACTGCATGCGCATGCTGGAACTCGATGCAGTGGGCATGTACGACACCGCCGCCGAGGAGCTGGGCAAGGTGTTCGTCACCACCGAACTGGGTGGCGGCGGTAGCAGCACGGCGAAAAGCCTGGCCATCGCCGAGCGCGGGGTGCGCAACCTGCTGATCCACTTCGGCTTGCTGCAGGGTGAAATCGAAGCCGCCGAGTCCGTGATGCTCGATATGCCCGACGGCGACTGCTTCGTCGCCAGCGAAGACGACGGCCTGCTGGAAATGTGCCGTGACCTCGGCGATACGGTGGAAAAGGGCGAGGTGATCGCCCGCGTACACAGCGCCCGTCGCACCGGCGAGCCGGCCCGTGAATACCGCGCCAAACGTAGCGGCCTGCTCGCTGCCCGGCACTTCCCCGGGCTGGTGAAAAGTGGTGATACCCTCGCGGTCATCGCCGAGGTGGTGAGTTGA
- a CDS encoding Lrp/AsnC family transcriptional regulator, with amino-acid sequence MHKLDRYDLKILRILEGDGRITKSALAEAINLSVTPAWERVRKLESAGLIKGYRAQIDWAALFRSQQVLVEITLARHTAQDMRRFEQRLSEAPEVGFCYATGGGVDYIAMIRARDIDHYQRFIDQLLLEDLGIERYFTYIVTKTIKADTAGAPAELDD; translated from the coding sequence ATGCACAAGCTCGACCGCTATGACCTGAAGATCCTGCGCATCCTCGAAGGCGACGGGCGGATCACCAAGTCGGCCCTGGCCGAGGCGATCAACCTGTCGGTGACGCCTGCCTGGGAGCGGGTGCGCAAGCTGGAAAGCGCCGGGCTGATTAAGGGCTACCGCGCGCAGATCGATTGGGCAGCGCTGTTTCGCAGCCAACAGGTGCTGGTGGAAATCACCCTGGCCCGCCACACCGCGCAGGACATGCGCCGCTTCGAGCAGCGCCTGAGCGAGGCGCCGGAGGTGGGCTTCTGCTACGCCACCGGTGGCGGCGTCGATTACATCGCGATGATCCGCGCCCGCGACATCGACCACTACCAGCGCTTCATCGACCAACTGCTGCTGGAAGACCTCGGCATCGAGCGCTACTTCACTTACATCGTCACCAAGACCATCAAGGCGGACACGGCAGGTGCGCCCGCAGAACTGGACGACTAA
- a CDS encoding C40 family peptidase, protein MQCLDSERLPRKGQSPGSLGLNKFFMSFCLGGALLLGICTQASATFRIHTIPATAPAAVPKPASEVIDRALGALGTPYRWGGTNLRHGFDCSGLVQYAFKTQDDLDLPRTSRALSRVDAPSVKRSDLQPGDLLFFRIRSRSVDHVAIYIGEGRFVHAPRRGTKVRIDRLNNSYWQRHFQLAKRVVPEA, encoded by the coding sequence ATGCAATGCCTTGATTCGGAAAGGCTTCCGCGCAAAGGCCAATCACCAGGGTCACTGGGTTTGAATAAATTCTTCATGTCATTTTGTCTGGGAGGCGCTCTTTTACTGGGAATTTGTACCCAAGCCTCCGCCACCTTTCGCATTCACACCATTCCAGCCACTGCGCCAGCGGCCGTGCCCAAACCGGCCAGCGAAGTGATCGACCGCGCCCTCGGTGCACTGGGCACGCCTTACCGCTGGGGCGGTACCAACCTGCGTCACGGCTTCGATTGCAGCGGCCTGGTGCAATATGCCTTCAAGACTCAGGACGACCTCGACCTGCCACGCACCTCGCGCGCACTGTCACGCGTGGATGCACCGTCGGTGAAGCGCAGCGATCTGCAGCCGGGTGATCTGCTGTTCTTCCGCATTCGCAGCCGCTCGGTGGATCACGTGGCCATCTACATCGGTGAGGGCCGCTTCGTCCACGCGCCACGGCGCGGCACCAAGGTGCGCATCGACCGCCTCAACAATTCGTACTGGCAGCGGCATTTCCAACTGGCCAAGCGGGTGGTGCCGGAGGCTTGA
- a CDS encoding 7-cyano-7-deazaguanine/7-aminomethyl-7-deazaguanine transporter, producing the protein MTLIPASVSRPVLAGLIAFHILIIIASNYLVQLPITLFGWHTTWGAFSFPFIFLATDLTVRLIGKHAARVVIARVMLPALLASYVVSVLFHEGAFGGLMALGEFNLFVFRIAVASFLAYAFGQLLDIQVFDRLRQMRQWWVAPTASTILGNLLDTFLFFSVAFWRSDDPFMAANWVEIATVDYVIKLAISLILFVPLYGMLLSAIVRALPQRIATA; encoded by the coding sequence ATGACCCTGATTCCTGCGTCGGTCAGTCGGCCCGTGCTGGCCGGCCTGATCGCCTTCCATATCCTCATCATCATCGCCAGCAACTACCTGGTGCAGCTGCCGATCACCCTGTTCGGCTGGCATACCACCTGGGGTGCGTTCAGTTTCCCGTTCATCTTCCTGGCCACTGACCTGACCGTGCGCCTGATCGGCAAGCATGCCGCGCGTGTGGTGATCGCCCGGGTGATGCTGCCGGCGCTGCTCGCCTCCTATGTGGTGTCGGTGCTGTTCCACGAAGGCGCCTTCGGCGGCCTGATGGCGCTGGGCGAATTCAACCTGTTCGTCTTCCGTATCGCCGTGGCCAGTTTCCTGGCCTACGCCTTCGGCCAGTTGCTCGATATCCAGGTGTTCGACCGCCTGCGGCAGATGCGCCAGTGGTGGGTCGCGCCAACGGCCTCGACCATCCTCGGCAACCTGCTCGATACCTTCCTGTTCTTCTCGGTGGCCTTCTGGCGCAGCGACGATCCGTTCATGGCGGCCAACTGGGTGGAGATCGCCACGGTGGACTACGTGATCAAGCTGGCCATCAGCCTGATCCTCTTCGTGCCGCTGTACGGCATGCTGCTCAGTGCCATCGTGCGGGCGTTACCGCAGCGTATCGCCACAGCCTGA
- a CDS encoding NAD-dependent succinate-semialdehyde dehydrogenase: MPLDHPLLFKSLCYVDGHWLHSDDGASIAVQNPADQSVIGHVPMLGQAQITSAVDAAQRAFADWREQSLESRAGLLRRWAELILQHQEDLARILSQEQGKPLAEARGEIRYAASFIPWFAEEARRLYGQTIPSHIPGAQLGTLKEPVGVCALLTPWNFPSAMITRKAAAALAAGCTVVVKPAHETPYSAFALAQLAEEAGLPAGVFNVVLGEPQMTMETLVKDTRVRSVSFTGSTRVGKLVLQAAAEDVKKVALELGGNAPLIVCADVDLDHAVQVALDAKFQTSGQDCCAANRILVERPVYEEFLQRFAKAVRDLRVGPGHDARNQIGPLMHQAALDVTAARVADAIEQGARLLVGGEPHALGGWFWQPTLLADVTDSMRIYREENFAPIAGVRAFDTLEQAVAMANDTEYGLAAYICSNRVDVVHPLIRRLDHAMVAVNGTKFTGHPIPFGGMKASGLGREGGTEGFEPFVETKYFCIHHQGQRY; this comes from the coding sequence ATGCCCCTCGACCATCCCCTGTTGTTCAAATCGCTGTGCTATGTCGACGGTCACTGGCTGCACAGTGACGATGGCGCCAGCATCGCGGTGCAGAACCCCGCCGACCAGAGCGTGATCGGCCATGTGCCGATGCTTGGCCAGGCGCAGATCACTTCCGCCGTCGACGCCGCCCAACGTGCCTTCGCCGACTGGCGCGAGCAGAGCCTGGAGAGCCGTGCCGGCCTACTGCGCCGCTGGGCCGAGCTGATCCTGCAGCATCAGGAAGATCTGGCGCGCATCCTCAGTCAGGAACAGGGCAAGCCGTTGGCCGAAGCCCGTGGCGAGATCCGTTACGCCGCCAGCTTCATCCCATGGTTCGCCGAAGAGGCGCGCAGGCTCTATGGCCAGACCATTCCCAGCCATATCCCCGGTGCCCAGCTCGGTACGCTGAAGGAGCCGGTCGGCGTTTGCGCCCTGCTCACACCCTGGAATTTCCCCAGTGCGATGATCACCCGCAAGGCGGCTGCGGCCCTGGCCGCCGGCTGCACCGTGGTGGTCAAGCCGGCGCACGAGACGCCCTACAGCGCCTTCGCCCTGGCCCAGTTAGCCGAGGAAGCCGGCTTGCCTGCCGGTGTGTTCAATGTGGTGTTGGGCGAGCCGCAGATGACCATGGAAACCCTGGTCAAGGACACGCGGGTGCGCTCGGTTAGCTTCACCGGCTCGACCCGCGTCGGCAAGCTGGTGCTGCAGGCTGCCGCTGAGGATGTGAAGAAAGTGGCGCTGGAGTTGGGTGGCAACGCGCCGCTGATCGTCTGCGCTGATGTCGATCTCGATCACGCCGTGCAGGTGGCGCTGGATGCCAAGTTCCAGACCTCTGGCCAGGACTGCTGCGCCGCCAACCGCATTCTGGTCGAGCGACCGGTGTACGAAGAATTTCTACAGCGCTTCGCCAAGGCCGTGCGCGACCTGCGCGTCGGCCCTGGCCATGACGCGCGCAACCAGATCGGTCCGCTGATGCACCAGGCTGCGTTGGACGTAACAGCTGCACGGGTTGCCGATGCCATCGAACAGGGCGCGCGCCTGCTGGTCGGAGGTGAGCCCCATGCGCTGGGCGGCTGGTTCTGGCAGCCGACGCTGTTGGCCGACGTTACCGATAGCATGCGCATCTACCGCGAGGAGAACTTCGCCCCCATCGCCGGTGTGCGCGCTTTCGACACCCTAGAGCAAGCCGTGGCCATGGCCAACGACACCGAATACGGTCTGGCCGCCTACATTTGTTCCAACCGCGTGGACGTCGTCCACCCGCTGATCCGCCGCCTCGACCACGCCATGGTGGCGGTCAACGGCACCAAGTTCACCGGCCACCCGATCCCATTCGGTGGTATGAAAGCCTCAGGCCTCGGCCGCGAGGGCGGCACGGAAGGCTTCGAGCCCTTCGTCGAAACCAAGTACTTCTGCATTCATCACCAGGGTCAGCGTTACTGA
- a CDS encoding aspartate aminotransferase family protein — MSHYDELFEQDRAHFMHPSTHAHDHASGALKGRIITGASGIRIQDHEGRELLDAFAGLYCVNIGYGRTEVAEAIYKQAKELAYYHTYVGHSTEAIIELSARIIDWAPKGMKKVYYGLSGSDANETQIKLVRYYNNVLGRPAKKKIISRQRGYHGSGIMTGSLTGLASFHQHFDLPHADIKHAACPHFYKAPAGMDEAAFVRHCAEDLERLILAEGPETVAAFIGEPVMGTGGIIVPPTGYWEAIQAVLAKYDILLIADEVVCAFGRLGTPMGSQMFGMQPDLITTAKGLTSAYAPLSAVIVGDKVWNVIDEASSRDGAMGHGWTYSGHPICAAAALANLNILEKENISANAAEVGAYLNQQLRQTFEGHPLVGEVRGVGMLAALEFMADKEARTPFDAALKVGPRVSAACLERGMIARAMPHGDILGFAPPLVLTRAEADEVVGIAKAAVDAVASEVL; from the coding sequence ATGAGCCATTACGACGAGCTGTTCGAGCAGGATCGTGCCCACTTCATGCACCCGTCCACCCACGCCCATGACCACGCCAGCGGCGCGCTCAAGGGCCGTATCATCACCGGTGCCTCGGGCATCCGCATTCAGGATCATGAAGGCCGCGAGCTGCTCGACGCCTTTGCCGGCCTGTACTGCGTGAACATCGGCTACGGCCGCACCGAGGTGGCCGAGGCGATCTACAAGCAGGCCAAGGAACTGGCCTACTACCACACCTACGTGGGTCACTCGACCGAGGCCATCATCGAGCTGTCGGCGCGCATCATCGACTGGGCGCCCAAGGGCATGAAGAAGGTCTACTACGGCCTGTCCGGCTCGGACGCCAACGAGACCCAGATCAAGCTGGTGCGCTACTACAACAACGTGCTCGGCCGCCCGGCGAAGAAGAAGATCATCTCCCGCCAGCGCGGCTACCACGGCTCGGGCATCATGACCGGCAGCCTCACCGGCCTGGCCAGTTTCCACCAGCACTTCGACCTGCCTCACGCGGACATCAAGCACGCCGCCTGCCCGCATTTCTACAAGGCGCCGGCCGGCATGGACGAGGCGGCTTTCGTGCGCCACTGCGCCGAGGATCTGGAGCGTCTGATCCTGGCCGAGGGGCCGGAGACCGTGGCCGCCTTTATCGGCGAGCCGGTGATGGGCACCGGCGGCATCATCGTCCCGCCCACCGGTTACTGGGAGGCGATCCAGGCGGTGCTGGCCAAGTACGACATCCTGCTGATCGCCGACGAAGTGGTCTGCGCCTTCGGTCGTCTGGGCACGCCGATGGGCAGCCAGATGTTCGGCATGCAGCCGGACTTGATCACCACCGCCAAGGGCCTGACCAGCGCCTACGCGCCGCTTTCAGCGGTGATCGTCGGCGATAAGGTGTGGAACGTGATCGATGAGGCCTCCAGCCGCGACGGTGCCATGGGTCATGGCTGGACCTACTCTGGTCACCCGATCTGCGCCGCCGCTGCGCTGGCCAACCTGAACATCCTGGAGAAGGAAAATATCTCCGCCAACGCTGCCGAGGTGGGTGCCTATCTCAACCAGCAGCTGCGCCAGACCTTCGAGGGCCATCCGCTGGTGGGCGAGGTGCGTGGCGTCGGTATGCTCGCCGCGCTGGAGTTCATGGCCGACAAGGAGGCGCGTACGCCTTTCGATGCTGCGCTCAAGGTTGGCCCGCGTGTCTCCGCCGCCTGCCTGGAACGCGGCATGATCGCCCGTGCCATGCCGCACGGCGACATCCTCGGTTTCGCCCCACCGCTGGTGCTGACCCGCGCCGAAGCGGATGAAGTGGTGGGTATCGCCAAGGCGGCGGTGGATGCGGTGGCCAGCGAGGTGCTTTGA
- a CDS encoding IS110 family transposase, giving the protein MNRSAPTHCPLYCVDLAKHKFQVHGYSADGHRQQCLTLSRSQFDRLFCEESNSDCLVVMEACASSNYWCRRLLALGYRVKRVPAQFVDKQRIGNKTDGNDADAIFAVHQDRRVGAVAVKTVEQQDLCAQHRLRELLVGQRTQLLNQARSLLAERGQIAPQGRVALEALIRLVCQEEPNQEVSAGLIELLEQITCQVAGIDAQIQSIEGRLKAASQASVLIRQVQSIHGVGLITATAVVAEYGNNISHFADARQFAASLGVTPSERSSGQQRRLGGITRRGNPYLRTLLVQGAQSVLNHCQRREDAISQVARRLLESKRRTVAVIAIANRLARIIYAVIKHNTPYRAQPQQA; this is encoded by the coding sequence ATGAATCGTAGCGCACCTACCCACTGTCCGTTGTATTGCGTGGATCTGGCCAAGCATAAATTTCAGGTTCATGGTTATTCGGCCGACGGCCATCGCCAACAATGCCTGACGCTGAGTCGCAGCCAGTTCGACAGGCTATTTTGTGAAGAGTCCAATAGTGATTGCCTTGTGGTGATGGAAGCCTGCGCCAGCAGCAATTATTGGTGCCGACGTCTTTTGGCGTTGGGTTATCGGGTTAAACGAGTTCCCGCTCAATTTGTCGACAAACAGCGCATCGGCAACAAGACCGATGGCAATGATGCCGATGCGATCTTTGCCGTCCACCAGGATCGGCGAGTAGGTGCTGTTGCGGTCAAAACGGTTGAGCAGCAGGATTTGTGCGCTCAGCACCGGCTGCGGGAACTGCTGGTTGGTCAGCGCACCCAGTTACTCAATCAGGCCCGGAGTCTGCTGGCCGAGCGTGGTCAGATAGCGCCACAGGGGCGTGTTGCGCTGGAGGCGTTGATCCGCCTGGTATGCCAGGAGGAGCCCAATCAAGAGGTGAGCGCCGGCCTGATCGAGCTACTTGAACAGATCACATGCCAAGTCGCCGGTATCGACGCGCAGATCCAGAGCATCGAAGGCCGACTCAAAGCTGCCAGCCAAGCATCCGTCTTGATTCGGCAGGTACAGAGCATCCACGGTGTGGGGCTGATCACTGCCACAGCAGTGGTTGCCGAGTACGGTAACAACATCAGCCACTTTGCCGATGCCCGTCAGTTCGCCGCGAGCTTGGGGGTGACCCCCAGTGAGCGCTCTTCAGGTCAGCAGCGACGATTGGGGGGGATCACTCGGCGTGGCAATCCCTACCTGCGAACGCTGCTGGTACAGGGTGCCCAATCGGTGCTCAATCACTGCCAGAGACGTGAGGATGCCATTAGCCAGGTGGCTCGACGCTTGCTGGAGAGTAAACGACGCACGGTAGCCGTTATCGCCATAGCCAACCGTTTGGCGCGGATCATCTATGCCGTGATCAAACACAACACCCCTTATCGGGCTCAGCCACAGCAGGCCTGA